Part of the Paenarthrobacter sp. JL.01a genome is shown below.
AGTGAACGCCTCACTTCGGGGTCCCATGGGTTCGCGGGAATGCCCAGGACACCGGTTTTGGGCAGTTCCTGCGGGCCATCGGGCAACTGGACCCATGCACCGCCGGGGTGGGGAGCAACGATCTGCTCCCCCAGGCCGAGTTCAGCGGCGAGGTCGGCTACGGCCGGGGACCGCGTGGCAAAGGACTCCGCGCCGCTGTCCAGGCGCAAACCGGCAACCACATGGCTCCCGACGCACCCTCCCCAGGAACCGGTTGCTTCCAGCACAGTGACAGTTGCCCCCGCCATGGCCAGTTCCCGCGCGGCCAGAAGTCCCGAGATGCCACCGCCCACCACCACTGCTGTGGTGCCTGGCTTGTGCGTTGCGTGTCCGCCGCGCATGCGCCCCTACTTGGCGGGGATCGAGTGGATGAGTTCCACAACGCGCGTGAGCACTGTGGGATCGGTTTCCGGCGGTACTCCATGGCCAAGGTTGAGCACGTGGCCCGGGGCGGCGGAGCCGGCGGCGATGACTTCGCGGACATGCGCCTCCAACACTTCCCAGGGGGCCGAAAGCAGCGCGGGATCGATGTTGCCCTGCAACGGCACCGTGCCGCCCAGACGCCGGTTGGCTTCATCCAGCGGCAAGCGGTAGTCGACGCCGACGACATCCACTCCGACGTCGCGCATCGCAACCAGGAGCTCGGAGGTGCCCGTGCCGAAGTGGACCAGCGGAGCGCCCAGTCCGCGGACGTGGTCCAGGGCGCGGGTGGAGGCAGGTGCCACGTACTTGGTGTAGTCGGCCAGGCCCAGAGAGCCGGCCCAGGAGTCAAAGAGTTGGCCTGCGGATGCGCCTGCTTCGAGCTGGGCCTGGAGGAACAAACCGGAGGCATCGGCAGCCCAGTTGGCCAAAGCGGTCCAGGTCTCGGGGTCGGCATGCATCATGGTCCGCGGGCCCAGGTGGTCGCGTGATGGTTTGCCCTCCACCATGTAGGCGGCCAGCGTGAACGGTGCTCCGGCGAATCCGATCAACGGGGTGGTGCCAAGTTCGGCAACCGTGAGTCGGACAGCTTCGCGGATTGGTTCGAGGGCCTCCCAGGTCAGCGTCGGAAGCGCCGCCACGTCCTCGGCAGTCCGGACCGGCTTGTCCAGGACGGGACCGACGCCCGGAACGATGTCGACGCCGACACCTGCCAGCTTGAGGGGAATGACAATGTCCGAGAAGAAAATGGCGGCATCGACGTCGTGCCGGCGGACGGGCTGAAGCGTAATCTCAGATGCCAGCTCGGGGCGCAAGCACGAGTCCAGCATGGCAACGCCCTCGCGGACCTTGAGGTACTCGGGCAGCGAGCGGCCGGCCTGGCGCATGAACCACACAGGCCTGCGGGACGGTGTGCCGCCGCGGTAAGCGGTGATCAGCGGTGAGTCCGAAGTGCGGCCGTCCTTCAGCGGGTGGTTGGCGTCGAGGCTACCCGCCGGGGAGTTGGAGGCCGTACTCTTGGATGCTGCCGAGCTAGAAGTCATGCCTTTGATTGTGCCGAAAATCCGGGACAAAAGATAACGACAAGCTGTCACGTAACGCTCCGCCTGCGGCGCTGTGGCGCGGATCACCGGACTCCGTGGGCAGACCCACGGTGGCATATTGTTCTACCGGCCTACGAAAAAGCTATGATGGGGGTGCTGTGGTTCTTTTCTCATTGGTGGCTACACACGCCGACATCGACCTCGAAACCGTCGCTCAGTTGAGCAACGGTTCCTCAGGGCTTGCCTCTTCGGCCCTCACCGAATCCCCCGTGGTGTCCGGAGCAGTGGTCCTCGCCACCTGCAACCGCTACGAGGTGTACGGCGAAACGGCCAACGGTGACGACCTTGAAGCGGCCCGCTCCGCCCTTATTTCCCGGATCAGCGAGCTGAGCGGCCTCAACGAACAGCTTGTCTCCCGCTCCTTCGCTACCCACACCGGCCCCGAAGTCACCCGCCATCTCTTCGCGGTGAGTTCCGGCCTCGACTCTGCCGTGGTAGGTGAGCGCGAAATTGCCGGCCAGGTCCGCCGCGCATTGATCACGGCCCAGCAGGAAGGGACCGCCAGCTCCGGCCTCGTCCGTCTCTTCCAGGCGGCCTCCAAAACCGCCAAGGACGTCGGCGCCCAAACAGCGCTCGGCTCGCGTGGGCTGTCCATCGTCTCAGTTGCCCTGGACCTCGCCACCGACCTTGCAGAAAACGAAGACTGGTCCACCAAGAAGGTCGTCGTCTTCGGAACCGGCGCCTACGCCGGCGCCACCATGTCCCTCCTTCGCGAACGCGGTTGCACGGACATCTCCGTCTATTCGTCCTCGGGACGGGCGGAAGCCTTCGTCGCCACGCGCGGCGGAACGGCGCTCGACGCCGACACCCTCCCCACCGCTGTTGCCGAAGCGGACGTCATGATCGGCTGCAGCGGTTCGGACAACCGCGTGGAAGCCGCCGATCTTGCACGTGTCCGGGCCAAGTCGGGCAAGCCGTTGATCGCCATCGACCTCGCACTGACCCACGACTTCGATCCCGCGGTAGGAGAACTCGACGGCGTGGAACTTCTGACCCTCGAGTCGGTACGCCTCGCCGCGCCCCAGGAACAGGCGGAATCGCTGTCCCAGGCCAGTGCGATTGTCACCGGCGCTGCTGCCTCTTTTGAGTCCGAACGCGAAGCCCGTTCCGTGGATACAGCCATCGTGGCCCTGCGCCGCCACACCATGAACGTCCTCGACGCCGAGATGGAGAAGGTCCGCGCCCGTCATGGCTGCACGGCCGCCGCCGAGGAAGTGGAGTTCGCGCTTCGCCGCATGGTCAAGCAGCTGCTCCACATCCCCACCGTCCGGGCCCGCGAGCTTGCCGCCAATGGCCAGCAGGACGACTACGTCGCCGCCCTCGAGGCACTCTATGGGATCCAGGTGGAGCAACCGCAGGCACCTGCCGCGGCCCCGGAATGCCCCGTGGACCACCAGCAACTCCGTTCTGAAAGCGCCTAGGCTCTCCCGGACCTAGGCCAAGGCGTTCACCCCAGTCAGTTCCGCCGACAACGCCCACAGCCTTGCCGCGTCCTCTTTGTCGACAGCGTGGGCGTCAACTCCCTGGTAGCGTGCCAACGGCGACTCCTTGTCCGTGGGCTTGGCGATATCGCAATCCTCGCAGTAGACGCCGCCCTTGCCGTTGAGGGCCGGTGAGGTCGCTGCCCACACCGACGTCGCGGCTCCTTGTTCGGGAGTCTTGAATCCTTCGCGGACGTTGCCCGCGGCGTCCATCCAGCCTGCGGCCACCATTTCCTCTTTGGGAAGATGCCGCTGCAACTCTGTCATGATCCCGCCCGGGTGGACGGCGAACGCGCGCACGCCCGATTCCCTGCCCAAATGGTCGAGCTCAACGGCAAACAGGGCGTTGGCGGTCTTTGCCTGGCCATAGGCCTTCCACTTGTCATAGCCGGTGGTGAAGTTGATGTCGTCGAAGCGGATCGGAGAGAGCTTGTGTCCGGTCGATGACAATGAGACGACCCGTGCATTCCCTGCCGCCTGCAGTGCCGGCCACAGTGCGTTGACCAGCGTGTAGTGCCCCAGATGGTTGGTGGCGAACTGGGCTTCCCATCCTGGTCCAACGCGTTGTTCAGGGCTGGCCATGATGGCGGCGTTGTTGATCAGGATGTCCAGTGTGTCGTGATCCTCGAGGTAACGCGCCGCGAACTCTTTCACGCTCTCTTGGTCGGCCAGGTCCAACTGTTCCACCCGGACGGATTCGGACAGACCGGCATCCGCAAGGACGAAACGGGCGTGCTCAAGCCGGCGCGCAGGTACCGTCACTTCTGCCCCTGCCGACACCAAGGCCCGCACGGTCTCCAGCCCCAAACCGGAGTAGCCACCAGTGACGATCGCCGTCTTGCCCCGCAGGTTGATGCCGTCAATGACCTCCATGGCTGTGGAGCCGTGCCCGAACCCGGAGCCGATGGGGCGTTGTTCTGTTTCAGTCCATTCTTCGCTCATGCTTGAGCTTCCCAGACAAGCCTGAAAACAGGCAATGAATCAGTAAACGGGCTTACCTGGCTCCACTTGCCGCACCCAGGCGAGGATGCCGCCGTCGAGGTGTTTGACGCGGCTGTAGCCGGCCTTCCGCGCCGCCTCCAGTACGGCTGCCGAGCGCGTTCCCGCCTTGCAGTGGAACACGATGTCCCTGTCCTGAGGCAGCTCAACCCAGGCTTCGCCGGACAGTATGCGGCCCTGCGGAATCAGGAGGGAACCGTCGATGCTCACGATGCTGTGCTCGCCGGATTCGCGGACATCCACCAGCTCGAAGTCCCGCTCCCCCGATTCCCGCTCTGCAAGCATCCGGGCCAGCTCCGTCGCGGTCACCGTGTGGTCCTGGTCCGTTTCAGCCGCTGGCGTTACTCCGCAGAAGGCCTCATAATCGGTCAGTTCCGTGATGGGCTCCGCTTCCGGGTCCTTGGAAACCTTGATCTCCCGCCAGCTGCCGCCCAGGGCGTCGAACAGCGCCACACGCCCCAGCAGGGAACGCCCGACGCCGGTAATCAGCTTCACGGCTTCGGTCACCATGAGCGAAC
Proteins encoded:
- the hemE gene encoding uroporphyrinogen decarboxylase, translated to MTSSSAASKSTASNSPAGSLDANHPLKDGRTSDSPLITAYRGGTPSRRPVWFMRQAGRSLPEYLKVREGVAMLDSCLRPELASEITLQPVRRHDVDAAIFFSDIVIPLKLAGVGVDIVPGVGPVLDKPVRTAEDVAALPTLTWEALEPIREAVRLTVAELGTTPLIGFAGAPFTLAAYMVEGKPSRDHLGPRTMMHADPETWTALANWAADASGLFLQAQLEAGASAGQLFDSWAGSLGLADYTKYVAPASTRALDHVRGLGAPLVHFGTGTSELLVAMRDVGVDVVGVDYRLPLDEANRRLGGTVPLQGNIDPALLSAPWEVLEAHVREVIAAGSAAPGHVLNLGHGVPPETDPTVLTRVVELIHSIPAK
- a CDS encoding glutamyl-tRNA reductase, with the translated sequence MVLFSLVATHADIDLETVAQLSNGSSGLASSALTESPVVSGAVVLATCNRYEVYGETANGDDLEAARSALISRISELSGLNEQLVSRSFATHTGPEVTRHLFAVSSGLDSAVVGEREIAGQVRRALITAQQEGTASSGLVRLFQAASKTAKDVGAQTALGSRGLSIVSVALDLATDLAENEDWSTKKVVVFGTGAYAGATMSLLRERGCTDISVYSSSGRAEAFVATRGGTALDADTLPTAVAEADVMIGCSGSDNRVEAADLARVRAKSGKPLIAIDLALTHDFDPAVGELDGVELLTLESVRLAAPQEQAESLSQASAIVTGAAASFESEREARSVDTAIVALRRHTMNVLDAEMEKVRARHGCTAAAEEVEFALRRMVKQLLHIPTVRARELAANGQQDDYVAALEALYGIQVEQPQAPAAAPECPVDHQQLRSESA
- a CDS encoding SDR family NAD(P)-dependent oxidoreductase; translation: MSEEWTETEQRPIGSGFGHGSTAMEVIDGINLRGKTAIVTGGYSGLGLETVRALVSAGAEVTVPARRLEHARFVLADAGLSESVRVEQLDLADQESVKEFAARYLEDHDTLDILINNAAIMASPEQRVGPGWEAQFATNHLGHYTLVNALWPALQAAGNARVVSLSSTGHKLSPIRFDDINFTTGYDKWKAYGQAKTANALFAVELDHLGRESGVRAFAVHPGGIMTELQRHLPKEEMVAAGWMDAAGNVREGFKTPEQGAATSVWAATSPALNGKGGVYCEDCDIAKPTDKESPLARYQGVDAHAVDKEDAARLWALSAELTGVNALA